A window of Thermoproteus sp. genomic DNA:
CCAGAGCCCTCGCTATTTTGCCCCTTTGCCATCTAGGAGCTCGGAATATCTCCGGGTACTGGAATATAACGCCGTGTTTAGGCGGCTTTCCGCCTGTCCTTAATGCTCTGAATAACGCCTTCTCGGCGCCCAATACCTGTATCGTAGATGCGGGCAACATGGCGAGCCTCATGAGGCCGCCCGCTAGTTTTATCAACCTGGCGCCTAAGAGCGGGCCGACCAGCTCTCTGACGTTAGGCGCGACGTCCTTCATGGCTTCATCTATATATTCAGATAATTTATTTCTATAATCATCTAATTTTAAATATATATCGGCATAAGTTCTTATTTGATCTAAATCCCAATCCGACATATCGGCGCCTATGCTCTTTTTGGCGGCATCGACAATCCTCTTTATCCTATCGTCCGGCGCGCCCTTTAAGACGGATTTAACCGCATCTAACGTGTACTTAGACCTATGGCCTACCTCCCTTACTAGAAGCACATACTCCCTGTTATCTCTCACGAGCTCTTCAAGCTCAGGGAAATGAATACCGTACCACTCCCTTATGCGCGATGCGATGAGGTTCAACGTCTTGTCTATATCGTCGACTGTGCTGATCGATTGGGCTATGAATAGGTCACGTTTCTCTACGGCCTGCCTCAACTTCCTGCGGGTAATCAGATCCGAGACCTCCAGCAAGACGGCTTCATATTCCTCCTTGGAGACGCCTAGTTTGGGCAGATAGAAGTCCCAAAACCTCCTCCTGAATTCCACCACGATCGGATCTGGCGCCTCGTTGGCGATCTCGACGCCTTGCAGTGAGGCGGCCAGCCTCCTGGCTAGTTCGGGATCCTCCAGGACTATTTTGTCCTTAAGTCTACTAGCCAGCTCTATTAGTTCCGGTATGGGCGACGACTTTTCGAGCTCGATGAGCCTATCCGCTATGAGTTCAGGCTTCCTCTCGAAAAGGACCTTATCGACTATATTGCCCTGGTCGTCTAGGGCTATCAGACCCAGTATATCCGTCGCTATGTGTATCGTCATCGAGGCTTACTCCTCTAAGTCTTATTAACCTTTCTCCACTGTTATCTCTCTTAACGCCTTCATTACGTCCATCGAGTCTATCCTCCCTCTATACCTCCTCATGGCTTCTTTAAGCGCCTTGTCGGGCCCCACCTCCTTCACTAGCTCCTCAACTATCTTTTTGACCTCGTCGTAGGGCATCCTGACGAGACCTAGCCTTTTGGCCGTCTCCAACACGCTTTCGCCTTCCCTCATGGACCTCAATATGTCCTCCACAGCCTCTTTAGTTATATTGCCTTTGTCTAGCTCCGCCAAAACCGCCTCTATTTTCTCCGGCGTGACCTCCACGCCCTCTCTAGCTAAAGCCTTAGCCGTATTGAGCAAAATGCCGGCTATTTGCGTCGGAGGCACGTTGGCGTATTTCTGCACGAAGTCGTTGAAGTAATCCAGCCAGGGAGACTTCACGAGCCTCACGGCCATGTCCCTATTGATCCCCAAAGAGGTCATCCTCTCTATTTCCGCCTCGAGGTTGCGCGACGCTATCTCCTCTGCCCTCCTCTCTATCTCGAAGGTTATCTTCACGGGGGGTAAGTCGGTTTCGGGGTACATCCTGGCGGCGCCCGGCCTGGGCCTCATGAAGCGCGTAGTGCCGTCTGGATTCGCCGCTCTAGTCTCCTCGGGAACTCCTTCGAAGGCGCGCCTAAGTCTCTCCACCACAATTTCGGCGGCCTCGGCAACTTCTTTCGGATTTACGCCAGATAGGAGTATATAGGCAGGAGAGCCCAACTTCTGTTCTAACGTCCTCACTTCGTCGGACGTTATGCCGTATCCCGGCAACTCATCCGAGTGCATCAAGCCGCCCAGCTCGGTCCACGCCCTTACGTAATCCGCAAGCTCCGTCCCGAAACGTCTCCCCGGCTGCACCTCGAAGCCCAATAGCTTCTGGAATCCAGGAGCCTTAACCGCATAGACGACCCCTCCGGCCTCTACGACCTTCTTTAAAATCCTAGAGGACGTATTCCTAAAGACGTCCGTGACGTCGACATAGCCCCCTTCGGGCAGAGGCGCGCTTCTATTTGTCAACTCATCCTTTATCTTTAGTAGGTTGAGCTGGCGGAGTACTTCGTACTCTATGACTTTAGGTATTAAGTCCAATCTAGGCACTCCCTTTATCTCCGTTTTGGCTCCGCCAGCTATAGAGACATTGACGTCTTGGCGAACCGTCCCTATCCCCCTTTTGGCTCTGCCCGTGACTTTAACGCTGTATCCTATAATCCACGCTACCTCCTCTACCTGTTGCGGGTCGTACTCCATGGGCGACGTCGATATCTCGACTAGCGGTATGCCGAGTCTGTCCAGCCTATAATAGACATATTTGCCCTCTTCTTTTACCTTCCTGGCCGCATCTTCCTCCAACGCTATCGTGTCTACATCTATACGATAGCCTAAAATCTTCGTGGAGCCGTCGTGAGCTACGAGCATAGTGCGCTGGAAGCCCGACGTATTTGAGCCGTCTACCACTATCTTCCTCATTACGTATATTTCGTCGTAGAGCTTAGCCTTGAAAATCTTAGCCGTAGCCACCGCCGTAGTTAATGCCTCCTCGTCGGGAAGATGCGGCGGCTCTTCGTCCAGTTCCACCAAACATGTGGTATCTCTATATCCCTCATAGACGAAAACACGCCTCTTCCTGACCTCCCAAATTGCCGCAGGGTCAATCGCGCCCAGCTCGCTGAGAGCCACGTGGAGCCTTCTGGTCACTCTGAAGTGGGGCTCGTCGTCGCGTAGGACTGGCGGACACTCGCAGAAGAGCTTCCGCTTGGTGTTCAGCTGGATGTGTATCTCCAAGCCCGTCTTGAGGCCTAATGCCCTGTAGTCCAACTTCATTTAGGTCTGCTATTGAAATACTATAAAAATAAAGATGCCCAAACCGAGCGGGGTGTCGCGTAGGAAGAAATTGGGCCAACATTTCCTCAAGGACCGCTCCATAGCCGAGTACATAGCCAGCTTGATCCCCGAGGGCTCTGTGGTGCTGGAGGTCGGCGCCGGCACGGGCATCTTGACTCTGGAGCTTGCCAAGAGGGCCTCGAAGGTGTTCGCCATAGAGCTAGACAGAGCTCTTGCAGAATATCTACGCGCAGTGGCGCCTCCCAACGTGGAGGTGATAATCGGCGACGCGTTGAAGATAGAGTGGCCGCCTGTAGATATCTTCGCCGCCAATATACCGTATTCCATCTCTTCACGACTTTTACTGAAGCTAGCCGCTAGGAGACTCCCCGCAGTAGTTATGCTACAGAGAGAGGTAGCCGAGAGGCTCTCGGCGGAGCCGGGCACCGAATCCTATGGAAGGCTCACCGTAGCTATTAAGTGCAACTACGATGTGGAGATGTTAAGAGTAGTGCCGCCTTATGTCTTCGCGCCGCCCCCTAAGGTGTATTCAGCCATTGTAAAGTTGACGCCACATAAGCCTTGCGTAAACGACTTTAAAGCCTTCGAGAAGTTCACGGCCATGTTGTTCTCCCAGAGGCGGCGCGTAGTGAGGAAGATATGTAGAGACGGTGCGCTTGGAGACAAGAGGGTATATCAATTGACCCTTGAGGAGGTCGTAGAGCTATTTGGAAGATGCCGATCTTGAAGTTGCTGTTTTTAGGCACAGGAGGGGCCGTCCCGAGGGCCGATAGGAGGATGCCGGGAATATATTTAGAGGATTGGGAGGGACATAGAGTTCTTCTGGACGCGGGCGAGGGCGTCCAGTACTCGCTCTTAGAGAACGGAATATCGCCGGCTTCGCTTGACTACGTTGCCGTCACGCACAACCACGAAGACCACATCCTGGGCCTGCCGGGCCTATTGAGCACGGCCAATATGGCGGGCAAGGCCCTTAAGGTGTTGGCACCTCCCAGGCTGGCCTCTGTCTTAATAAAAAACAACATAAACGCCATGAGCGCTGTATCGGATAGGCATATGACTGTGAGGTGTGTAGAAGTCTGCCACACCGTTGAGACTTGCGGGTGGCTTATCGAGTGGGACGTCGGATTTAAACTGGATTTGTCTAAAGTCGCCGGATTCCCCAAGCAGGCGTTGACTAAACTCATAAGGGGCGAGACCGTTGAGATAGACGGGAGGGTCGTACGGCCTGAAGATGTAGCGGAGCCCGGCCACAAGAGGTACAGGAGACTGTTCTATACAGGGGACACAGCCCCCTGCCCCAAGGCATATGAGGCGGTCGGATGGACCGACATACTGATACATGAGGCCACTTTTGCTGACGATGTCGAGCCGGCTAGAGCACATGAGGAGGGACACTCCACTGTGTTCGACGCAATAGAGGCTGCTAGACGACTCGGAGCAGAGCTGTTAATTATAACTCACATAAGCGCTAGATATGACGAC
This region includes:
- a CDS encoding C/D box methylation guide ribonucleoprotein complex aNOP56 subunit (functions along with aFIB and aL7a; guides 2'-O-methylation of ribose to specific sites in RNAs) → MTIHIATDILGLIALDDQGNIVDKVLFERKPELIADRLIELEKSSPIPELIELASRLKDKIVLEDPELARRLAASLQGVEIANEAPDPIVVEFRRRFWDFYLPKLGVSKEEYEAVLLEVSDLITRRKLRQAVEKRDLFIAQSISTVDDIDKTLNLIASRIREWYGIHFPELEELVRDNREYVLLVREVGHRSKYTLDAVKSVLKGAPDDRIKRIVDAAKKSIGADMSDWDLDQIRTYADIYLKLDDYRNKLSEYIDEAMKDVAPNVRELVGPLLGARLIKLAGGLMRLAMLPASTIQVLGAEKALFRALRTGGKPPKHGVIFQYPEIFRAPRWQRGKIARALAAKLAIAAKADAFTGNFIAVKLKEDLLARIQEIKTLYAKPPPRTPVAKPARAPERRQGPPPKKPSAKKPSRKE
- the gatE gene encoding Glu-tRNA(Gln) amidotransferase subunit GatE, producing MDYRALGLKTGLEIHIQLNTKRKLFCECPPVLRDDEPHFRVTRRLHVALSELGAIDPAAIWEVRKRRVFVYEGYRDTTCLVELDEEPPHLPDEEALTTAVATAKIFKAKLYDEIYVMRKIVVDGSNTSGFQRTMLVAHDGSTKILGYRIDVDTIALEEDAARKVKEEGKYVYYRLDRLGIPLVEISTSPMEYDPQQVEEVAWIIGYSVKVTGRAKRGIGTVRQDVNVSIAGGAKTEIKGVPRLDLIPKVIEYEVLRQLNLLKIKDELTNRSAPLPEGGYVDVTDVFRNTSSRILKKVVEAGGVVYAVKAPGFQKLLGFEVQPGRRFGTELADYVRAWTELGGLMHSDELPGYGITSDEVRTLEQKLGSPAYILLSGVNPKEVAEAAEIVVERLRRAFEGVPEETRAANPDGTTRFMRPRPGAARMYPETDLPPVKITFEIERRAEEIASRNLEAEIERMTSLGINRDMAVRLVKSPWLDYFNDFVQKYANVPPTQIAGILLNTAKALAREGVEVTPEKIEAVLAELDKGNITKEAVEDILRSMREGESVLETAKRLGLVRMPYDEVKKIVEELVKEVGPDKALKEAMRRYRGRIDSMDVMKALREITVEKG
- the rsmA gene encoding 16S rRNA (adenine(1518)-N(6)/adenine(1519)-N(6))-dimethyltransferase RsmA, yielding MPKPSGVSRRKKLGQHFLKDRSIAEYIASLIPEGSVVLEVGAGTGILTLELAKRASKVFAIELDRALAEYLRAVAPPNVEVIIGDALKIEWPPVDIFAANIPYSISSRLLLKLAARRLPAVVMLQREVAERLSAEPGTESYGRLTVAIKCNYDVEMLRVVPPYVFAPPPKVYSAIVKLTPHKPCVNDFKAFEKFTAMLFSQRRRVVRKICRDGALGDKRVYQLTLEEVVELFGRCRS
- a CDS encoding MBL fold metallo-hydrolase; this encodes MPILKLLFLGTGGAVPRADRRMPGIYLEDWEGHRVLLDAGEGVQYSLLENGISPASLDYVAVTHNHEDHILGLPGLLSTANMAGKALKVLAPPRLASVLIKNNINAMSAVSDRHMTVRCVEVCHTVETCGWLIEWDVGFKLDLSKVAGFPKQALTKLIRGETVEIDGRVVRPEDVAEPGHKRYRRLFYTGDTAPCPKAYEAVGWTDILIHEATFADDVEPARAHEEGHSTVFDAIEAARRLGAELLIITHISARYDDLSRHKALAASYKYAVIPEDHDWLLVRF